The DNA segment AAATAGGTGGCTTATCTATGGAGAACGTACCTCACTTTTTTAGGACATTTGCATATAATGCAGGAATAACGCTACATATAAGGAAATTTAGTGGGGAGAACGAACATCATATAGTAGAGGCTGCATTTAAAGGTTTAGGAATTTCGTTGTATGAAGCTTCTAGAATAGTTAATAATAGATTACCTACGACTAAGGGATTATTATGACTACAAAGAGAATTATTGCATGCTTAGATGTAAAAAACGGAAGAGTAGTAAAAGGAGTTAATTTCCTTAATCTTAAGGACAAGGGAGATCCGGTAGAATTAGCAGCTAAATATGAGGAAGAAGGTGCAGATGAAATAGTTTTCTTAGACATTTCTGCAACAATTGAAGGAAGGAGAACTTTACTTGATGTGGTAAGAAATACTGCTAGCGTTTTGTCAATACCTTTAACAGTAGGAGGAGGAATAAGAAGCTTAGAAGACGTTTCAAGAATACTGTCTTCTGGTGCAGACAAGGTTAGTATAAATACAGCCGCTGTAGAAAATAAGCAAATAATTACTCAAGCCTCTGAAGAATTTGGTGCACAAGCAGTAGTTGTAGCAATTGATGCTAAAATTGAAGGAAATTCTTGGATTGTTTACACAAAATCTGGAACTTTCAGGACGGGGTTAGAAGCAGTTAATTGGGCTAAAGAAGTAGAAAGTTTAGGTGCAGGAGAAATACTCTTGACCAGCATTGATAAAGATGGTACAAGGTCAGGATATGATATTAAATTAACTAGAGCTATAGCAGAAGCAGTGAATATTCCAGTAATAGCTAGCGGTGGAGCAGGCAAACCAGAGCATTTTTTTGAAGTTTTAACAGAAGGAAAAGCGGATGCTGCTTTAGCAGCAGGTGTTTTTCATGACGGAATTATTAGAATCAAGGATTTAAAGTATTATTTAAAAACCAAGGGAGTTGATGTGAGGATATGATAATAAAAGGTCTTCCTAAAAGTAGGCCTATAAGTTTTGATCAAGTTCTGGACAAGGTAAGCGAGATTGTAGAGAAAGTAAAAAAAGAAGGAGACAAAGCCTTGATTGAATTTACTGAAAAATTCGACGGAGTAAAGCTTGATAATATAAAAGTTACAAGGGAAGAGATTCACGCCTCGGCTTCGTTACTCTCTGAAGACATTAAGAAAGCAATAGATGTAGTCTCAGAACAAATAAAGGAATTTCACACTTCAATAAAGCCTCCTCAAATAGGCGGTGGAAAAAGTGGAGTTGACTTTGGGATAATTTGGACTCCGTTAGAAAGGGTAGGAATTTATGTGCCGGGCGGGAAAAAGCTTTATCCATCAACGCTACTAATGGCAGGAATACCTGCAATAGTTGCTGGAGTTGAAGAACTTTATGTTGCAACACCTACTAAAGGTAAAATTGATCCTGCAATTGCATATATTGCAGAAAAACTTAATGTAAAGGAAATATACAAAATTGGTGGAGCACAAGCTATTGCTGCATTGGCTTACGGAACGGAAAGCGTTAAGAAAGTAGATAAGATAGTCGGACCTGGAAACGTTTATGTTCAAGCAGCAAAATACATTGTAAGCAAGGATGTAGGAATAGATGGAATAGAAGGTCCTACAGAGTTAGTTATTGTTGCTGATGATTCAGCTGATTCTGAGCAAATTTACCTTGATTTACTTGCTCAAGGAGAGCATGGAAATTCCACATTGTTAGTCCTAATTTCTACTTCTGATAGAGTATTGAGAGAAGTAGAGGAAAAAGTTTCTAGTTCTGACCTAACTTTTTATTTAGTTAAAGCAAGAGATCTTGAAGAAGCAATAACTTATGCAAACTCTATAGCTCCAGAACACCTTTCTTTGCAAGTTTCTTCTCCACGAGAAGCCCTAAAAATGGTTAGAAATGCAGGTGCAGTGACTTTGGGTAGAACTCCTCCTGCAATTATCGACTATAGTGCTGGACCAGATCATATTTTACCGACTAATAGTTGGGCTAAATTCAAAGGAGGGCTAACAGTATACGATTTCCTTAAGCCTATCTCTTTTGCTCAAGCTAATAATCCAGATAGAGAGTTAATCAATGCGGCAATTACTTTAGCAAGGTATGAAGGATTCGAAATTCACTCTAAAAGTATAGGTGAGAGATATGTCTGAAGTTTTAGATAAATTATATGAAATAATACTTCAGAGGTTAGAGAAAATGCCGGAAAATAGTTATACTGCTGAACTTGCTAAAAAAGGAAAAGGATATATAGCAAGAAAGGTTGGAGAAGAGGCGGTAGAAACAATTGTTGCTTCACTATATGAGGGAAGAGATAGGTTCATCTCTGAAGCAGCGGATTTAATGTATCATCTCTGGGTTCTTATGGCTGTTGAAGGAGTTAAACCAGAAGAATTATATTCTGAATTAAGGAGGAGGATGAAATGAAGGCTCTAGTTGTTAATTATGGGGTAGGTAATCTATTTAGTATCTCTTCAGGATTAGAGAGAGCTGGATTCGAAGTTGAAATAAGTAAGGAAATTAAGGATGCAGATCTAATAGTATTTCCTGGAGTTGGGGCATTTTCTGCAGTATCAAAGTTCATTCAGATTAACTTGGATAAAATAAATGATCTTAGGAAATCTGGAGTTCATTTTCTTGGAGTTTGCTTAGGTCTTCAAATAATGTTTGAAAAAGGAACTGAAGGTGGTAAAAGTAAAGGTTTAGGATGGTTTAGAGGCACTGTAGATAAGATTCATGCTAATGTAAAACTTCCGCATATAGGCTGGGATAAAATTTACGTATCTGGGGATTGTGAGCTAACTGAAGGACTTGACGGAAAATATGCATATTACGTTCATAGTTATGTTGCTTATACTAATGATCATGTGGTAATGAAGTCCAGCTACGGAATAGAGTATCCTGCAATGGTTTGTAAGGAAAATGTTGTAGGTACACAGTTTCATCCAGAAAAGAGCAGTGAAACTGGGAGAGTATTTTTTGAGAACTTAAAGAGGTGGATGTCACGCTAAAACTTTCAGAAGATGAGGCTAAAAAGATAATTGAGAAACTTAATTTTAGACATGAATATGATACAATAATTGCAATTCTTCAACATTATAAGACTAAAGACGTCCTTATGGTAGGTAATATGAATAAAGAAGCAGTTTTTAAAACTTTAACAACAGGAATGGCACACTTTTGGTCTTTAAGCAGGAAAAGACTTTGGTTAAAAGGAGAAACCAGCAAGCACTTTCAATTAATCGAAGATTTTTACGTTGATTGTGACGAGGACGCAATAGTATTTCTTGTAAATCCATTAGGTCCAACTTGCCATACTGGAAATTATACGTGTTTTTATAGAAATTATAGAAGTTTTATAGCTAAGTATTAAATTCTCTGTCTACTAAGGTATATCTGGTAAAAATGTCACAAATTAACAAGGAAGAATGGAAGCAAAAAATTATGGAAGCTTTAACGCAAGTTTTTGATCCGGAAATTCCAGTAGATATAGTAAACTTAGGCTTGATATACGATTTGCAAATTTCTGATGAAGGAGATGTTTACATAAAGTTAGGCTTAACCGCTCCGGGTTGTCCAGTTGTTGATGATCTAGTATATACTGTAGAACAAGTAATAAAGGAGACTGTTCCAGCTAAGAAAGTTGACGTTGACATAGACTTAGAGACTCCGTGGAGTCCATTAAGAATGACGCCTGAAGGTAGAGAAAAATTCAAGAAATTATATGGTTATGATATAGTGGAAATGTGGGTACAAACGTACGGCTTGCCGACTCAAGAACAGAAGTCATAAAATCTCCAAATTTTGTTTTCTATTATGTCTTGGAGTTTACTTGAGCTCATTAGAAATAATCCAGATGAGCTAATAGATTCTCTAAAGAAAAGGAACATGGACGCTTCTTTAGCGTTAAAAGCTGTAGAATTGGATAAAAAATGGAGGAGCATTTTACAAGAAGTCGAGAAACTTAGGCATCAGCATAATGAGATTAATTCTCAGATACCTAAGTTAAAGCCGGAAGAAAGGAAGGCTAAAATAGAAGAGGCAAAAAAACTTTTACAAGTACTTGAGGCTAAGGAAAAAGAGCTAAAAGAAATTGAGGAGCAAAGGGATGAGATTTTAAGATCTTTGCCTAATATAATAAGTCCAGATGTTCCAGTAGGTCCAGACGATACTTATAATGTTCCTATAAAGTTCTGGGGTAAATTCAAAGTTTATGAGAAGGATTTAGAGGAGTTTAAGAAGCAACTCAATGGTGCTCAAGTGGAATATGAGATTATAAATTGGAAGCCTGTAGGACATGCAGATATGTTAGAGAACGTATTAAAGTTAGGCAATACTGAGAAAGCATCTCAAGTAGCGGGCTCCAGATTTTATTATTTATTTGACGATTTAGTTTGGTTAGATTTTGCACTTTTACTTTACGCAATAGATACAATGACATCTAAAGGCTATAGGCTAGTTTTACCACCTTATATGCTTAGAGGAGAAGTAATTCATGCAGTAATTGATTTGGATACATTTAAAGATGCAATATATAAAATAGAGAACGACGACTTGTACTTAATAGCTACCGCAGAGCATCCGTTAGCCGCATTATATTATAAGGAAGACATTGAGAAGGAAGAATTGCCAATAAAACTTGTTGGAATAAGTCCAGCTTTCAGGAGAGAGGCAGGTGCGGCTAATAAAGATCTTAAAGGTATATTTAGGGTTCATCAATTCCATAAAGTCGAGCAGTTCATTTTCTCTTTACCGGAAGACAGTTGGAAATACCATCAAGAACTATTAAGCAATGCAGAAGAAATATTTCAAGGATTAGGTATTCCTTATAGAATCGTTAACATAGCTTCGGGAGATTTAGGTGCTTGTGCAGCAAAGAAATACGACTTAGAAGCCTGGATGCCTGCTCAAGCAAAATTTAGGGAAATGGTAAGTTGTAGCAATTGTACCGATTGGCAGGCCTTTAGGATGAAAATCAGATATGTCGATAGGAAGAATAATAAGAAAGGATACGTTCACACTCTCAATAGTACCGCAGTGGCAAGTACTAGGACAATTACAGCAATTCTTGAGAATTTCCAGAACGAAGATGGAACTGTAGAAATACCTAAAGTGCTAAGAAAATATCTGGAACCTTTTAAGGCAGCACCAAAGGATTACATTTATCCAAGGAAGAAAAAGTGAAAGTTCTTTTCATTTCCTCAATTTAGACTCTAGCATTGATTCTACTTGTTTCATCTTTCTCTTAGCTATTGCTAAGAACAACTTTAATGTGAGTTTTACAGGATAGTATAAAGGTCCTTTCATGTAGAACTTGTTTATTATATCCTCAGCCCAGTATACATCGTGCCAGAACACTTTCTTATAAAGTTCTATGTGTGCATCGTTTAGTTTTACTCTCGTGAACCAATCTTTATTCTTAAAATATCCCATTGGTACAAAGAACATTGGGACTAATATGCTTCTATAAGATCTTAGATTATCCACAAGCTCTATTGTTCTATATACATCATCTTCGGTCTCTTCTGGTAAGCCTACAATCATTGTACCTGCGGGTATTATATGATTTTCATGCATTATTTTGAACGCTTCCTCAACGGTTTCTGGGTAGCTTTCTGGCTTATACGGTGCGGATTTTGCAGGCATTATCTCTTTTGCTAATCTAACTGATCCAGTTTCAATTCCTACTTCTACGCCTAAATAATTCTGATTCCCATCTTGGTAAACTATTTCCATTAACTTTGAAACAAGGCCGTATTTTTCTTCAGAATATCTAATTGCTGCAAGACTGGCATGGCTCCAAGCAATAGTTTTATAGTACTTTTTAACTAGCTGATGTAATTTTATTAGTGGTTCTGGTTTTGGTAATATTCCTACTGCTCCGTAAAATAGTACATCATCACTGTGGATTACGCCGTGTTTTATTCCAGCTTTAACGTTAACTTGCAATTCCCTTTCTATTTTATCTAAAGGATAGTAACGAGTTGGCCTTAATGTTACAGAACAGAACCTACAAGATCTTGCGCATCCTCTCATTATTTCTATTAATCCGTTGACGCTTCCACCTTTGATATCTGGAATATCTTCAATGGATGGAACATCATCTCCGCTAACATATACGTACTTTGGTAGTTCTTCTCCATCAAGTATCATTTGGGCCAATTTTACAATGACTTTCTCTCCTTCTCCATCAACTAAAGTGTCAACTCCAAGCTTTTCTATCATATCTTCTCTCCATAACCACTGCCAAGTAGAAGGACCGCCTACAAGTATTTTCATTCCATGTTTTTTTCCTTCAGCAATTTCTGGTCTGTTAATCAGTTCTTGAAAGCTTTTGTAATTTACTGGCTCCTTTTTAGTTATTCCCCACCAAGTTGAAGATGGAGGTCCAAACGCAAAATAATCGTGGTGAGAGAAGAGTAAAGCCTTTGCTGTTGGCGTGTATTTTCCAATGTAATCTGGGTCTATAATTGCTGCATTAAAACCTTCATCTATTAACTTAGCCTCAATTTTCCTCATTCCGTAAGGTGCTTCTATAGGCCTTCCATATTCATCAACTTTAACCTTTGGGCAGGCCAACCATTTCCAGACTTTTTCTGGAATTCCTATCGCAGGCCCAGTACCTAAGAAGCCTAGGAATTCCTTATGATGATGGTTAGTCATTAAGCAACGGTCTGTGGTAATTATGAAATCGTAATTAGGCATTTAGTCACCTATTGCTGTTGTTGTTCTTCCTTCTTTTTAGCTTCTCCTTCTTGTTTTTTCTCTTCTTTAGTTTCTACTTTTTGCTGCTCTTTCTTTTCAACTACTTTAGGAACTTTTACATAGATGCCTAATTTATTTAAATATTTCGCTACTTCTACTGGAAGTTCTTCTTCTTTTATTTTTTTAGCCTTATCTACGTCGGGAGTCCATTCTTTTTCTTCATTTATACTATATTTTCTATTTTGATAAATGGAATAAATTTTTTCTCCTTTTTCAGTTTTTAGTTCTTCTATAATAATTTGCATATTTTTTAAATCAAGGAGATATAGGTTAGGAACTTCAGAGATTTTCATACTTTATAAAATGTAGGGGATTTAATTAAAATGTTTACGGTGTTAAAGATGTTACTAATGAAATACCAAAAATAAATATGAAATTAATTCAGTTAGTCCTCATCGTTTTCTTCAGAGCCCTCAAATTCATCCCTCAATAGTTCTAATCCTATTTCTTTGTAATACTCTTCCCTTTCTTGTTCCCATTCTTCTTCGTCTCTCTTCCTGCCTTCTTTTTCGCTAACTATTGATGTAGTAAGTACTTTGTTATTCTTTGCGGTCTCTTTAATTTCGTAAGCTTTTTTATCCTTTGTACTCATTTCTTTTTCGTAGCCACACTTTTTGCACTTTAGCACTTCTTTGCCGTCCTTCTTTACGGGTACCATTACTCCTCCACATTTAGGACAGAACTGCATATTTAAGACACCATATAGATATATGAGGACGTCATATAGTATATAAGGCTTTTGCACATGAAAAAGTCTAAATTTTTACTCTAGGATCTTCTTTAACAACATTCAAAACTATACTTGTATAAGTTCTTTCCACTTTAGGATTTTTGAGTAACTGTTTTAAAAACGCATCAAGGTCTTCTACACTCCTAAATTTAGCTATTAATACTACGTCATATTCTCCTACAACATCATAAACTGCCACTACGTTATCTGCATTTGCTACTTCTCTCTCAAATTCAACAAGGTGTTTTCCGTCAACTTTTGCCATGATTACTGCAGATAGTGTGTAGCCTAGTTTTGAATAATCAATGAGTGCAGTGAAACCTTTTATTATACCTTCTTGTACTAATCTGGTTAATCTATTATGCAAAGTTGCAGGCGATACGTTCATCTCTTCTGAAAGTCTTCTCAAGCTACTTCTTGCATCTCTTAATAACTCTATTAATAACCTTCTATCAATTGTATCCATATCCACTTTCTTTTTTACACTATCAGACATACACTTCATAAAGCAATCGTAACTCGGATTAAAAAATTTTCATTTTGAATAGGAATCTTCACACCAAGTTAATCTGAGATATGCCTTGTAAAATTAGCTGAACTCCAAAGGCTGCAATAATAATTGCGGTAAATCTTCCTGCAGCTACTGTACCGGTTCTTCCAAGAATCTTTACGAGTAAAGGGCCAAGTCTTAATACTAAGTAAGTTATACCTGATGCTATTAAACTTCCTATTAAGAGGTAATATACTGGAAAAGAAACTGATAGGGTAACGAGTGCTGCCATTGTTCCTGGTCCTACTATTAATGGTGTAGCAATTGGAGTTACTGCAGCTTCTACTATACTTCTGCCTAAGAATTTTAATTGCTGAAAGCCACCCATAGTATCGATACCTAAGTAAACTAAAATTATTCCGCCACCTATTTCTAGAGAAGCTGGAGTTAAACCTAAGAAATCTAAAAAAGCTTTTCCTATTAGTGAAAAAAATACTAGAAGTATGATAACGGCCAGCTCTACTTTATTTATTAAGTAATTCCAGCTAACCTTTGTATCGGAGCTCTGTGAATACTCTTCAAATATTGCTAAAAGATATGGAATAATTGAAAAAGGATCCATTATTGCAAAAAGTTTTATTGCAATTATTACTGTTTGATATAGTTCCATAATTATTCAAGTGTGCTTAAAATATCTTTGAGATTTTTAATCTTTTCATTTTCATCTTTAGTGGTCAATGCTATTAACATTTTTCCTAAAATTTTATAAATCCTCGAAATTTCTTCCTTGCATGTCTCTGAAGAATCTTCTAACTCTTTTGATTTACTTTCTAGGCTTTGCAATCTAATGTAAAGCTCTCCTAGCACTTCTTCAATACTCTGGCCTTCTTCTTCATGATGATGGTGATGCTCTGACTCTATTTCTTGTTGAATTTCCTCTAAATCTTCATCAGTTTTAGGAAGTTTGTCTATCCTCAGTTTCATCTTCTCCCTCCGTATCTACATTTCCTACAGTCTTTTCATTAGTTATAATATATTTACCTATCCCCATTCTTAAATAATGCTTTATTACA comes from the Acidianus infernus genome and includes:
- the hisF gene encoding imidazole glycerol phosphate synthase subunit HisF codes for the protein MTTKRIIACLDVKNGRVVKGVNFLNLKDKGDPVELAAKYEEEGADEIVFLDISATIEGRRTLLDVVRNTASVLSIPLTVGGGIRSLEDVSRILSSGADKVSINTAAVENKQIITQASEEFGAQAVVVAIDAKIEGNSWIVYTKSGTFRTGLEAVNWAKEVESLGAGEILLTSIDKDGTRSGYDIKLTRAIAEAVNIPVIASGGAGKPEHFFEVLTEGKADAALAAGVFHDGIIRIKDLKYYLKTKGVDVRI
- the hisD gene encoding histidinol dehydrogenase, giving the protein MIIKGLPKSRPISFDQVLDKVSEIVEKVKKEGDKALIEFTEKFDGVKLDNIKVTREEIHASASLLSEDIKKAIDVVSEQIKEFHTSIKPPQIGGGKSGVDFGIIWTPLERVGIYVPGGKKLYPSTLLMAGIPAIVAGVEELYVATPTKGKIDPAIAYIAEKLNVKEIYKIGGAQAIAALAYGTESVKKVDKIVGPGNVYVQAAKYIVSKDVGIDGIEGPTELVIVADDSADSEQIYLDLLAQGEHGNSTLLVLISTSDRVLREVEEKVSSSDLTFYLVKARDLEEAITYANSIAPEHLSLQVSSPREALKMVRNAGAVTLGRTPPAIIDYSAGPDHILPTNSWAKFKGGLTVYDFLKPISFAQANNPDRELINAAITLARYEGFEIHSKSIGERYV
- the hisE gene encoding phosphoribosyl-ATP diphosphatase; the protein is MSEVLDKLYEIILQRLEKMPENSYTAELAKKGKGYIARKVGEEAVETIVASLYEGRDRFISEAADLMYHLWVLMAVEGVKPEELYSELRRRMK
- the hisH gene encoding imidazole glycerol phosphate synthase subunit HisH is translated as MKALVVNYGVGNLFSISSGLERAGFEVEISKEIKDADLIVFPGVGAFSAVSKFIQINLDKINDLRKSGVHFLGVCLGLQIMFEKGTEGGKSKGLGWFRGTVDKIHANVKLPHIGWDKIYVSGDCELTEGLDGKYAYYVHSYVAYTNDHVVMKSSYGIEYPAMVCKENVVGTQFHPEKSSETGRVFFENLKRWMSR
- the hisI gene encoding phosphoribosyl-AMP cyclohydrolase, whose product is MDVTLKLSEDEAKKIIEKLNFRHEYDTIIAILQHYKTKDVLMVGNMNKEAVFKTLTTGMAHFWSLSRKRLWLKGETSKHFQLIEDFYVDCDEDAIVFLVNPLGPTCHTGNYTCFYRNYRSFIAKY
- a CDS encoding metal-sulfur cluster assembly factor, coding for MSQINKEEWKQKIMEALTQVFDPEIPVDIVNLGLIYDLQISDEGDVYIKLGLTAPGCPVVDDLVYTVEQVIKETVPAKKVDVDIDLETPWSPLRMTPEGREKFKKLYGYDIVEMWVQTYGLPTQEQKS
- the serS gene encoding serine--tRNA ligase, with amino-acid sequence MSWSLLELIRNNPDELIDSLKKRNMDASLALKAVELDKKWRSILQEVEKLRHQHNEINSQIPKLKPEERKAKIEEAKKLLQVLEAKEKELKEIEEQRDEILRSLPNIISPDVPVGPDDTYNVPIKFWGKFKVYEKDLEEFKKQLNGAQVEYEIINWKPVGHADMLENVLKLGNTEKASQVAGSRFYYLFDDLVWLDFALLLYAIDTMTSKGYRLVLPPYMLRGEVIHAVIDLDTFKDAIYKIENDDLYLIATAEHPLAALYYKEDIEKEELPIKLVGISPAFRREAGAANKDLKGIFRVHQFHKVEQFIFSLPEDSWKYHQELLSNAEEIFQGLGIPYRIVNIASGDLGACAAKKYDLEAWMPAQAKFREMVSCSNCTDWQAFRMKIRYVDRKNNKKGYVHTLNSTAVASTRTITAILENFQNEDGTVEIPKVLRKYLEPFKAAPKDYIYPRKKK
- a CDS encoding B12-binding domain-containing radical SAM protein, encoding MPNYDFIITTDRCLMTNHHHKEFLGFLGTGPAIGIPEKVWKWLACPKVKVDEYGRPIEAPYGMRKIEAKLIDEGFNAAIIDPDYIGKYTPTAKALLFSHHDYFAFGPPSSTWWGITKKEPVNYKSFQELINRPEIAEGKKHGMKILVGGPSTWQWLWREDMIEKLGVDTLVDGEGEKVIVKLAQMILDGEELPKYVYVSGDDVPSIEDIPDIKGGSVNGLIEIMRGCARSCRFCSVTLRPTRYYPLDKIERELQVNVKAGIKHGVIHSDDVLFYGAVGILPKPEPLIKLHQLVKKYYKTIAWSHASLAAIRYSEEKYGLVSKLMEIVYQDGNQNYLGVEVGIETGSVRLAKEIMPAKSAPYKPESYPETVEEAFKIMHENHIIPAGTMIVGLPEETEDDVYRTIELVDNLRSYRSILVPMFFVPMGYFKNKDWFTRVKLNDAHIELYKKVFWHDVYWAEDIINKFYMKGPLYYPVKLTLKLFLAIAKRKMKQVESMLESKLRK
- a CDS encoding RPA12/RPB9/RPC11 RNA polymerase family protein → MQFCPKCGGVMVPVKKDGKEVLKCKKCGYEKEMSTKDKKAYEIKETAKNNKVLTTSIVSEKEGRKRDEEEWEQEREEYYKEIGLELLRDEFEGSEENDED
- a CDS encoding Lrp/AsnC family transcriptional regulator yields the protein MSDSVKKKVDMDTIDRRLLIELLRDARSSLRRLSEEMNVSPATLHNRLTRLVQEGIIKGFTALIDYSKLGYTLSAVIMAKVDGKHLVEFEREVANADNVVAVYDVVGEYDVVLIAKFRSVEDLDAFLKQLLKNPKVERTYTSIVLNVVKEDPRVKI
- a CDS encoding MarC family protein; its protein translation is MMELYQTVIIAIKLFAIMDPFSIIPYLLAIFEEYSQSSDTKVSWNYLINKVELAVIILLVFFSLIGKAFLDFLGLTPASLEIGGGIILVYLGIDTMGGFQQLKFLGRSIVEAAVTPIATPLIVGPGTMAALVTLSVSFPVYYLLIGSLIASGITYLVLRLGPLLVKILGRTGTVAAGRFTAIIIAAFGVQLILQGISQINLV